The nucleotide window GGTAAATAAAATATTACCCTTATGACCTCAGGAATGGCTACATAAAGTAttagaacattttaaatttgtaaattaaatcaGAAGTTGACTGGCCGTAGCACCAAACAAAGCACATTGTTTTGTATAAAGGGACCAAAGCAACGATTAAAATAATATTCAGTTTTGCTCACTGTACAGGCAGCATTTCATAAACTAATGGTGGTTTGACCTATAACATTAATGTCACTGCTACGTGTGAAAAATTGCctcaataaaatacaaaacattgataaaaacattCAGGTACTGTAGATTACACTACAACAAGCTTTTTGCATAAAAATGTGTAAACCTGACTGAGGCCGTATACAGTATCTCAAAATATAAAagcttatttttttcacatttcacaatAAGTGGTTGAATGCAGGCCATGCAAGAGATTGCTTGCTATCTACATAAAAAGTCCCTCACCCCCCTTTATCACCGAGTATCATGATCTCTCCCCGGCGCTGTCGAAGTCGGTGGCACtttagaaaatacaaaaagattCAAAGTGGTAGAATTCCCTCTTCCCTTTACAACGGGAAATGTACTAAAAAGCTGAAAGAGGTTGCACACTGTCGCCACTTTGTCTCTCTTGCAATCAAGAGAGTGACTTTCTGATCTGCTTGTGTTGGTACAGGATGCCAGGGCCCCACTTCCGTTCAGGCATTAGTTGTGGATCCCAGTCTGTGTCAAGTCTAGGGATTTAGAATGACACTGGTGCCTTCCTCTATTTCTCTGCGCTCGAAAGTGGCGTGAGCCATCTCCAGATCCTCTATCACCGCCAACAGCCGAGCAGCAACGCTCTGACCTGGCTTCGACAGCTGAACATTGCATTCTGCACCATCTGTGAGGCAGAAAGTGTACAATGCTATCAAACAAAAAtagatgataataataacaacaacaacaacaacaacaacatgaggCCAGACACAAAAGTGGGATCCTTCCATGGCAGAAAATGTACAGTTTGGATGCATGATTGAGCCTCACCTGGGTGAGCATCACAGTTATTTTCGTTATTGCTGGACGTCTGATCAGCATCTGGCATCTCCACATATTTTTTCCTGTGGTATCGGTCAGAAACGATAATCATATGATCACTGACTATTCTCCAGAAGCTGCTTTGTCTTCAAATGCAGGGTTATTCCAGGCTCAGAATGGGCCTTTTTTGTACAGTAAAGGCAATGAGTCTGTGTTACCTCATTTGACAGACATTTatgcatttttattatattgttatttctgacaattcTGACAAAACTCCAATTAACAAAactagttaaaaaaataatatttatatttgaataAATTGCTGGGAGAGTCCAGTACAGCCTGACTGAGATGagtttatgttctgcttgttcaaCAGTTGTGTGGTAAATTGCTCCTAAACACATTAAGAGAGGAtttgaattgctatttttattctcaattcttttcattttggtcccattgattacttttttttgaggGCCATTGACATTAAACAGCAGCAGAGAAGGGCAGAGCAGAGCACCCCTGTGTAACATTGACCTCTAGTGTACAATTAATGAACTGCAGCCAAGTTGAGGACATTTACTCCACCGACCTGAGTTTGTCTCTGCCCTGGAGGAGCTGCTTGTAAATGGTCTGAGTTTCTACATCGGGATCCAGCGGGTCACTCCAGTCACCCAGGGTCACAGCTGAGTGGGTTCTACTGCAGCCTGTAACTGAGAGCCAGCCTTTTATTCGACAGCAGTGCTTCACATGTGGACTACCTTGACAATTTGATGGCGGTCTCATAGTACTACAAGTGTGTAAAATAGTGTTTAAATAGCTCGGTGGCAAGCAAACCCCAAAATCTGGTAGGCCTGTTACCCGAGAAACACATGAGTGATGTGTGGCCTGGGTACGATTCTGTTGTTCAGGACTGTGAAAAGCAACATGTGAAAAGTTATCAGATGTAGCTTTCAGACAGTGATTAAATGGAATTGGCCAGAGGAAATTGCATTATGATTCTCAGAACTCTTGCTCCAATGACGCTATAAAAACATGACAGCTACAAATTGAGGGTGTAGTCATTAAATTGCCAAGAGCATATTCAATCTTTGAAACCAGCTAAGGACTGAAGTAAtgcatgttgatggataatacTGCTTATGCGCTGAGATGCTGTCAATTCCTGATGATCCTTCTGGGGGAGTCTACGGTGTAGTTTAAAAATAGGTTAGGCATTTAAACCACATCCTAATTCCTAATGGAAGGGTTTTAAAGTTTGAGCAGCTATCATAAGTATTAAAAGCAGGATTACCAGCACGGCCCGCCTGCAGGCAGCAGGTCCACTTGCCGCTGCGATGAGCCCCTGGGTGGAAAGAGGGCAGCATGCGCTCGTTGTAGATGCTGACTTTTCTGATGGCTGACAGCCACTGGTTCAGCTCGTTCACATtctacacagacacaaacataacaTGAACCATGTTGCTATCCATAAGTGATAATCCTTCAAGTAAATTAAGTTATACAATGTCTATGCTTAATCTTCTTAATCTAtcaataaatgttaaaataaatctatttttacagtaaaaaccaTTGTCAGCAAAATTATATTAGAGCTCAaatcttgcaaaaaaaaaacacagtctgCACTCAACCCTTCCAGCCTCCTTTATCTTATGCAAAACAGCTATTTCGTACACATGTTTCTGTATGAATTGcgtatttcatattaatgtttaatgtgcttgtttgtttatgtatgcaccaatcACCCAGGCAAATTCCACTTTGGGTGTAACATATtgtgaaatttttttttctaattctgATTCAGATTTTGAAAACTAGTTGTAAAATGAAGTAAGTTTATGTCTGTGCTGatccaacaaaaaacattttcctgaaaCTGGAACTGGAAAAAAGAAAGCACTTTGTTGGTGACTGACTGGTGTCAGCACCAATGCACCTTGCACTGGATGTACATGGTGTGCAGCTGCCCGTCGTTGTCCTGGGTGATGACCTGCATTACATTCTGCTGCTGAAAGGCATTTTCATCCACCCTCTCCACGGCGCACACGCACTGAATAGGGATTGAGGAGCGCACCTGCAACAATTAAGCCACAAACCAGCACACCAATTAATACAAGTATGCAGGCCGCTATGGTTGCATCATGCTTTTTCACCCTAGTTTGTGTACACTgaggtttaatttaaaaatgaaacagacATTTGATCACAGAGCAAATTATTGGATTGGTGTCTAACACAGAAATATTTTGCACACATTAGGCGAGGAGGGGCAATGTGACACAAGGAGGAAGTGGAGATGAGATCAGCATCGTAGGAAAGGCCGCTTTAAAGTGTAAATCAGCCACTTCCAATTGGGTCTCACTTTACTGAAACTGGAGGGCTCAAACATAAAGGGGGCCAGGATATTGTCTGCGATCTGATTTGCAATGTAAGCATGAATATCCACAGCCTTCAATTACTCCTCGCCTTTATTCCTGTCAcacaaagtctctctctctctctctctctctctctctctcggtcggTGAATGAGAGGAAATAATTATCATAGGTTAGGGACCACATGGTATTAACACTAATGATGTTCTCGCAAGGTGATCAACACAAGTACAATACAAGCGAGATGGGGATGACTGAAATGCTTCCTCTTTGTATGAGAAGTTCATAAACGCCCTTCAAAGTGTGAGTGatccatttcatttcatcagaGGGCATATCAGCTTCAAATAATGGATGAGCCACTTTTACATGACTTTGATTCAAAGTATGCTCCCTCTATTTTTGGCTTGTATATAAGACAAGGAGAAGAAATAGGCATTTATGTGGTAGACATTATTTGTGTTTTGATCTAGATGTCCCAGTAGAAGACTACTGAGCCAAATGATAAACATCTGACACAGTGGCTGGTTGCCAACATGGCTAGTAAAGTAGAATAGAAACAAGATAATGGTATAAGCCACTTGTATAGTACCAACCTGCCAATCAGACGTCTTGGCGTAGGACAGCGTCTCACTAGTTAGCCAGAAGTAGCGTTTCTTAAAGGCAAAGCGGGATAGCAGTTGAGGTCCCTCTGCCTTGTGTTTGTGGAGGTACCCCTCTTTAACTGTGACTGAGGGCATGAATACAGCCCTTTGTGGCACCTCAGACACTGCAGGATGAAGTGAAAAGAGTTTTAAACAAAGAATGTTCTGTAGAGAAACACTTTGCAATGCACATGTAATGGCATGTTCAACCATATAGACACAAGGTGGTGCTGCAACAATAAACAAagtgttttattgtgaaactACAGTACAAGTATTCATTTTCAGCACTTTGTTATTGATGGCACCTCAGCCTCCTTCATCACCACGTGACGGAGACTTCAAAGAGGAATAATAAGCATCCACGTCTGTCCAACAAATCCACCTGAGTAGCCTTAAATGTCAAACTGGCCTTTAAgagaaaagagtgtgtgtgatgtgcagGAACACAGAGAGGGAAGAAGTCTCTGAACAGTTTCACTGACACTTGACAGCAAGACATGTTGGGTAACCAGTGTGGCATGTAAAAAACACCTTTGGCTTCGCACTCCAGCTCCCCGCCAACTACTTTGTCTCTTTTCTAGGCTTCTAGCTAGTAATAAATATTTCACCACTGCAGTATTGTTTTGCTTGATCCTGATATCAGCTGGGAGCCGCTACGCTAGCAGCTGGCCTGTGGCTGATAAGCTCAACAGCATGACCCgttttctttttatgttcaTCAGTGTGTTCACTAGCCTTACCAATGTCATGATCTATGTCAATCAACTTGTCCAGGAAGTCTTTGACAGAGGCCACACTGCGTAGGATGATGGGGTGAAGAGGCGCCATCCACTGCTCCTTTCCGTGACCCAGCTGAAGCCCCAAGTTCCCGACACTTTGCAATGCCTGGTGAAAAACCAAGACACAATGTCCACTCAACACTCACATCTTCAGGACATCAAAATCCTCAGTAACTGACAGAACTCAGTGTGACTGATTGCATATCTCAAAGTCGGAGATCAAAAGGGTCCCTGAGGCCAAGCATGCTGTGAGACCCTTTGTGCTGCCCACACCTGGCCTAGGGCGAGGAGGAAGTCCCTCTCTGATGCTCGCCTTTGAACCGCAGTCTGGTGGCAGCGCACACAGAGGTAAAAATAGCCTGTTCCCTTTCTCTGTAGGACCCATGGCAACAGcacttcagcaccatggacagcaacCACAGAACCAAAACGTGGGAGAACATTGTTTCACTTTCCTTCTAATATGTGACCATGACACCCCATTTTTAACGAGATCAAGGGTGTTTATGTTAGCAGTCGGGACTCGCTTCCATTGAAAAGCATGGTGAGCTCAGTTATATCCTACCAGACGCCTTTCCTGCCAATCACAAGGAAATGTTTTTCAATGGTGTCTTCTTTTGTAATTTGATCTACTTTCACATGAAACAAGATGTTTGAGAGGGTCATAATGTGAGAAGGTATTGATAAATGTTTTTGGCAAACAATGACACTGAAAACTACTGCATACTTGTTGGTGAAGCAATCCACTGTTCAGAAGTTCTGTGTATGAGCTTAGGTAGTCACAAATTGTGTCTTCTACCTAATAAATGAAATCCACCCTCAAGGACACTAAGAGTTATAGGAAAAGAGAACAGCATTATTGATTGTACGTACTGTATGTTATAGTTTACCATTTAAATCTCCAGGACgtacagttttattttgacgTAAAAGTtactgtgggaaaaaaaatattgctgaCTTAGCAGCATTATGTAATTACATTACAAGATGAAAAAGCAAGGGATGGCTCAGTGCTTtatctgttattgttttgttattggGTATCATTGCATAGAATACACTGCTGCCAGCACATAGAGTATAAACATTATATGTTGCATTCCTGCTTCATATTAATAAGTTTAACACTTGCAAATTAAAATTCCTCACTGCTGACAACCAGCATGTGGCCCTGCATCTTGTGCATCCATTTGATGTCTGGAAACAAGTTATTCTTGGCAGTGTCTGTGCGTATGTCTGCGTTGTGAATCGTACCTTTGCCAGCAGTAGCAGCGTTCTGCTTGTACGCGTATCAGCGTGCTGATCCCTTAACTGGAACAATTTAGGTGTGAGGATTGCAGGAGCAAAAAAACGCAGGAAAAAGAATCCACTGATGGCCAGATACTTCACATCCTGTAGAAATTAAGTACACAGATGTTGCTGAATATAAAACACATAATATACAAACTTTAAAAtctctaaaaacacacacagacgcatcAAATTGCAATAAACagtgttttacttttatgtgtTTTGCTTTAGACTGACCTCGTTCTCAGGTTCAGAAAATTGCTCCTCTACTCTCTTGTGTAGCTGTTTGAAGGCCACTCTCATGACAGGAGGACACTGATCGACAGAGCCCACAATTGATTCAATGATGCTGGTTAAGTAGCTCTGCAGCAACTCCACACTGCTGTCCCGCACCTCTGCCTCTGACAATGCACCCTTAAATGAAATTCGTcttcagagaaaaagaaagattataattaaaattaaattatacagtccctgacaaaagtcttgtcgcttatctattttgtagaaacaccgctattaacctgactttaatAATCAATTGGGGTAAGAAATAgctatatgaaaagctaaaaccctcccaatgatgttcaatgcactgaaataaattagtttcactaaaaaaagatttaatttaaacaagacagaaaggtcaaattttggcaagacaaaagttttgtcgcctatacataattgaacaaatttatcgaatactaaaatatgtcagcaaattaaaaagtggtgctgtgagattccatttaatatcttgtatgacttccatgagcttgaaggactgcatccatgggtttggcaaggattcatacaagtattgatgaagtcatcaggaatagctaggaaagcagtctgcatgcctcccagagttcatcaatatttggtttggtcttcatgcttcctctttcatcctaccccacatatgctcaatgatgttcgtATGGTGACTGGgcggccaatcctggaccatcttgatcttcttcgccttgaggaacttgaagtggagatggaagtatgcgatggagcaccagcctgctggagaattggcctcttttatggttgggaatataagagtaGCTAAGATTTcctggtatttgagactattgatgttgccttccaccctgcagatctctcgcacaccccatactggatgttaccccagacaCATGATTTTCCGCcacaaacttcactgttttctgggggaatcttggatccatgcgggtcCAGTAGGTcccctgcaatatttgcggcaactgtggtgtaattcaacagaagattcatttgaaaaacattttcttccacttctcacGTCCATCCTCTTAGCAGGCtgtggccttggcaaatgccacacggtttttcaattgtcttttgtttgtgctggcttctgggcactgatttgaccatggaggccatttcggaCAGAAttcgacaaaccgttctggttgacacagggacttcaggggaccaggtctgtggagctctgctgcgTGGAAAATGggtggccttggattttcgagctaacaaacggtcctctcgagcagttgtcttgcggggtgcctgacctgggcttgtcaaaaacatctccagtgtcttcaaatgttttttaaacctctgtacttgacgccgagacacattgaaggtgtctgccacatcagcagtggatctggtcttcagcctcttgataatcacaaacttagtctcagggtgaatcttaggcatgtttgcagatgtctagttgcaggagtgtgaaggtctagtgttctggggttgtttttatacacacctgagaccaatTGATCCATATTAGAACAGGTGAAGCTTATATGACAAGGcgcaacacttatgtctttgcaaaaattgactctgGCC belongs to Etheostoma spectabile isolate EspeVRDwgs_2016 chromosome 5, UIUC_Espe_1.0, whole genome shotgun sequence and includes:
- the rasal1 gene encoding rasGAP-activating-like protein 1 isoform X1; the protein is MAKNTSLYFRIVEGRNLPAKDVSGTSDPYCIVKVDNEVVARTATVWKNLSPFWGEEYTLHLPMGFHSLSFHVMDEDTIGYDDVIGKITLSKEAIGSQAKGLDCWLNLTRVDPDEEVQGEIHLSLELLKNTEKINLRCQVIEARDLAPRDISGTSDPFTRVIFNNHSAETSIIKKTRFPHWAETLELELDPEELSEEGTVTVEVWDWDMVGKNDFLGKVEIPFACLHKTPPLEGWFRLLPLGNNEVDAGGKLGALRLKVRLVEDRILPSVYYQPLIHLLVESVISPTEVEDSSALTMLEEVNTVESRQDVAMTLVKIYLGQGLVVPFLDYLNTREVNHTTDPNTLFRSNSLSSKAMEQFMKAVGMLYLHEVLKSVINRIFDEKKYIELDPCKIDLNRTRRISFKGALSEAEVRDSSVELLQSYLTSIIESIVGSVDQCPPVMRVAFKQLHKRVEEQFSEPENEDVKYLAISGFFFLRFFAPAILTPKLFQLRDQHADTRTSRTLLLLAKALQSVGNLGLQLGHGKEQWMAPLHPIILRSVASVKDFLDKLIDIDHDIVSEVPQRAVFMPSVTVKEGYLHKHKAEGPQLLSRFAFKKRYFWLTSETLSYAKTSDWQVRSSIPIQCVCAVERVDENAFQQQNVMQVITQDNDGQLHTMYIQCKNVNELNQWLSAIRKVSIYNERMLPSFHPGAHRSGKWTCCLQAGRAVTGCSRTHSAVTLGDWSDPLDPDVETQTIYKQLLQGRDKLRKKYVEMPDADQTSSNNENNCDAHPDGAECNVQLSKPGQSVAARLLAVIEDLEMAHATFERREIEEGTSVILNP